The Ipomoea triloba cultivar NCNSP0323 chromosome 4, ASM357664v1 DNA segment AAAAAccaattcttaatttttttcttcctaaaaaatTGAGTAAAAACTACTATTGTGGTTGCTCACTGCATTTCATATTTGTAATCGGAGAGTCTCTCCCCATGAGCATCCAAGCTGCACTATATTGCAACTTGCATAAATGGACAGTATCCATTTTGCTTATAGCATCTAGTACTGTGAAACTAATCCGAATTCAACCAGAGCCATACTCGCAGAGTTTGACTCTTACGTATGAGATGATGTCCATTTGAGTACATTGCAATGCAACTTGGACAGATGGATAGTGTCCATATACATCATGCTACACGCGATTATCTCCATCTCACATATAGATTTTAAGGAGATCAGCAATCGTTATACCATTGACCATGGTATATAAGGTTCATTTCTAATACAccgaatgttcatttttttgtaTACTAACcaccaaataatgaaccttcaatacatacaaaatgaacttccagtatattaaaaatgaatatttatccaTGATCCATATTATAATTTGCCGGAGTTCAAAGTATGTTCCTGTGAGATAGATCAGACAGCTAAACCAATACAACCACCAAGCTTTGACAAGCCACCTTTCTCTTCATATGTATCAAAAAGAGATTACTAGACTCAGAAATGTCTAATACTTAGGATGTTCACCTTTCTCAATCTCAACTCAAGAATGCAAGAATTATCAACAGATACCTCAAAGAGTTGCAATATGTAAGCACACTTCAAGAACTTCATCACCGAGAAATTTTGTGAAGTTGGTAGATAGGAATAATCCCATAGCAGttcaattaatttaaagaaTTTTCAGTTTTCTTGGTGAACAAATAGCAGAAATGCAATAGGATCATATAATGTTGCAGGATAGAAGAAAAGGCAAACTCGGGCtgaattaaattatatcatgaGAACGTATTAAAACGGGAAACAAAAGACAAAGGTATTTGCAAACGCCCCCTAAAATACTATGCTATGTAttaaacaaggtaatataacattactagACGCAGATTacctgaaccaaacgccccctaaatACTATGCTATGTATTAAATAAACACAAGTATAAACAAAATTAGACGAGAGATCCGAATTAGAACCAAGTAAATTTCACTTCAATTGCATCACCAACGTGAGAGGACCTGAAAGTTAGTTGTTCCAATGCAAACAATACACTCGAAAAACAATCAaggttatattttattttctagttcTTTTTTCTAAGATAAGTTCTTATCAGGTACATTCTAACCTGCAACGAAGTTTTGTATATAGCTTCAATAGTTCAGAAGCTTCACTTGTATGACACTCGATGTAATTTTTCAGAAATTTCTCTTCGGAAGCCATCAGCATAGTTAACAGATTAAGGTCATCCTTAACCAAACCATTTGCTAGCAGAGTTTGGTAAACCAAATACCTAGGAGCAATCCTTTTCTTCAAGCTTAACGAAAGAAGCACGGGTCTCTTCAAGAGTACAGATCTTTCGAACCCCATTTTGTTAACGAGAAAATCAACCACAGCTACAATCTTCTCCGTCGAAACCATCATACACCAAGGATGCTTCTCAAAAGTTTCAAGAATCTCAGCCTCAGAAAACCCGAATTTCTTGTAAGCCTCCATCTTCTGTGACCAAGTGACCTTATTCATCGTGGCGAAAGCCTTGATTGCCAGAACAAACATCACTTTTGACGGGCTAAACCCCATTGCCTTCACGTCCTCCACGATCTTCCCAAACTTCTCCTTATCCGTATGAAAAACCCTGGGGCAGTGTTTCAACAAATTCACAATATTCGACTTGGGCACACCTGCATCTCTCAGAACCCGAACATTACACTGCAGATGCTCGAAATTTAAGTTGCGCTGGAACGTCTTCATAGCCATTACAGTGTTGCtacttgaaccaaacatactATTCAAGAAATCAAAAGTGGGGGCCAATTTATTCTCCACACTATTCCAGAAAATCTGAGGTGTTGCAGTGAGTAAATCAATCAAGTCTTCCTGGGAAAGACCAGAAGACTTGAAAAATTCAATCTTTGGCAAAAGGGTCTTCTCCGGATCACATAAGAGGACAGGGGGGAACCTTCTGACCATGTTTGAGATCTGGGATTCTGTGAATCCATGGTTTCTCAAGAATGAACGCACAGAGTCTGGCTTTTCTGGGGTTTCAAAATTCACGTACCGGGAAGCTCGGAGAGCTCTTTCTTGAGCAAACCCGAGTTCATTTATGAAGTAAGAGCAAGCAAATGAAGCTTTTCTTGCAGTAGCAGAACTGGATTCAACAGCTATTGATGATGAGAATGGAGCAAGTTGAAGAAAACATAGTCCCTCAGTGGGTGAAATTCTAACAATTGAAGACCTCCCATTGTGAGAAAAGATTTTGCATACCAAATTTAACATTTGAAGTAATACAGAATAAGCAATTCAAAGCTCTCACCTTCCTTCACTTCAATCCAGATTCATTCAAAATTGCATTGCCTTCATAAACCCTTCCCAGAAATCTCAAAGTCCCTAATGAAATTTcgctttcctttttttttttttttttttataaacccTATTTTGCCCTTTTCTTTTNtttttttttttttttttttataaacccTATTTTGCCCTTTTCTTTTcatctcttttttgtttttattaatccCTCTATTCACAAAAATCTGTAATGTAATGGTCTTaaagcatccttatcaatggagttttttcacgGTTTTTGAgaaagtttttgtaagtgtgagtAGGATAGAGAAAATAGGAAAGGATGAAAAAAAgacaaatttgatttaaaaataaataaataaaaaatcagggCCCCGCGCCCGTGGGCGTTGCTGTGCGCAATACGCGCACAGCAGGGATGCAGATCAGATTTAGGATACTGTTCTAAAAACATAAGTTTGCAGATGATCCAACTTCCTTCTATCTCCTTCTTCTCTCCCTTCCATGCCATCTTCCACTATTTCAATAACTCCTTAATATCCATTGATAGGAATGCTCTTATTGAATCAGCCCACTACAAACTAGGTTACAATCCAGTTGTTATGTGGGTCCAAAACGGCACTGTTTTGTGAGCTGAGGATAACGGTGCCATTAGTGGCATCATTTTCCTCAgccaatcaatttttttaaaaaataaggcGCATTCACTGTTACAAAAATCCTTCGCCTAGGCGCCCTTAGACTGAGGCGAATTGCTctctaggcgtccgcctagcgcctaggctgAGTTGGCGGCCAACtcagccgagttaactcgcccaactcggcataGTTAGCATATAGCTAtgtatttgtgaacatagagttccgTATTTGTGAACCTAGAGCTCTTTGATTTGTGAACTTAGAGCTCTTCGATTTGTGAACCTAGATGTCTATATTTGTGATTGTAGAGCTCTGTTATTGTGAACCTATAGCTCTGTATTTGTGAACCTAGATCTCTgtatttgtgaatgtagagctcTTTGATTGTGAACGTAGAATTCTATATTTTTGAACTTATAACATTGATGGAAATGTTATTCTTTTTGGAGAGCATGGTTGGATTTATTCGGCATTCCCCATCCCCCTCTACTTACAGattatattttcatcaaatataaaatttttgttatcctTGTTATTCttgatgttttattttatttctaacaTCTTCATTGGCAGAAATGGGGAGTTCGAATCCTACCATTCAAGAAATTGCATGGGTTAACAAGCAAGTGAAGAAAACAAGGGTTATCCTTAGTTCTCAGGCTGCTGAGTCATCAACACTAGAGCCACCACAACATACATCAACTAAAAATGAAGAACAACACTGCAGTGAACAGAACATAGAAATGAAAACCAAAAGAAGAAATGACAGGGCAACTGCTGGTCCAAACACAACTGGTAAAAGGAAAGCACCCGTTGAGCAAGCACAAGAAGAAGAATGAGGGCGACGGGAtgcaaggaaaggaaaaaagaaagttGCAAGGAGGAATCCACCGACTGAGCTAGGAACATGAAGAACATGGTGGGAGAGCAAAAAAATCATGGAATACAAGGATGAGCCCTAAACTCATGTTTGAGTTTGTCCGGTGCTTATATGAAGAGGAGCAGGCTGTTAAAGAAATTGGTATTGGAGGGATATTGCACATCAAAAAAAACAACAGTGAAAGACCTTTGATGAAGTACTTAATTGAAAACTTTGATGTGTATAGGTGTGCAGTTAAGTTGGGAGAAGATGAACTCCtcattgaagaggatgatgttGAGTGTACGTTGGAGATCCCCCGGGGGACCAAAGAGTTTAAAGGATGCCACTAAGTACGAAGATAAGCACAAAGACAGTGCTGCCAATGAGTACACCAACCTCATAAACTTATGGAGACAACGATGACGGCTTGATGCTGGATCCCCAATCACAACCACAATGCTTGACGAGATTGTCAAGAGAAGAGACCATGATGATATGTTTAAACGGGACTTTGTACTTTTTGTAGTCTCAGCCATGCTCCGTGGCCACCAGAACAGATGAcgactttaatttatttatgatgcTACTTGAACtatgatccatgatataaatattacatttatgaaTAAATGATTTCGCATTTATTAATTGTCAttttcagaattttttttttgaaaggattttcaaaaatatttatactatccttttaaagaATAATATTGTACATTGCATGTAACACAACTCAAATAATATAGTGAAACTTCGTGTTTGCCAAAATATGCATGCGTGCCGCATTATTTCGTGGAGTGATGTTACATTACCCctttttaatattcaattttttttagtggaGTTTTTACGTGCCactatttgattattatttataatatttaatcaataattaagtattttaaaacattttttttttgatgtggtcggttaatttattaataattaataaatataaatattatcacATAAAGATGTGAATATTATGAAGTAAATTTAAGAGAGaaatagtatttatttttaacaaaatttgtgTTGCCAATGATATTTGGTTGAGATATGAATATAACGCACTTGATCATGTCTCAATTCTCAAATAACCATTTGACACCCCCaccaccaaaaaaaacaaaaaacaaaaaacaaaactatgAGGGGACCAAAACTAACAATTGAAGGATCAAAATTGGTCAACCTTAAAGTTGATGACCAAAAGTGATAGAATCACTACACTCGATAGGCCAAAAATCGTGTTAACTCTATAATATGCTTGAATATCAAACTTGAGGGCCCATTATTGCTCATGCTGCATAAACTAACGAAAGAAGTAAATCGTATAATGCGACTCTAAACCCAAccctaaatatattttttttgaaacacttttaattttttacaaagatagtatatgttttatactttctcaatcctTTTCCATCGAAAGAATCATTTCCTTCATTGGACCCAACCCCAAATATCAAATTGATAGTTTcaacaattttcattcatatatttgtcaaaattttgaTGAAAGATATTTTAGATGAGCAGAAGGTGGCCCAAATGAGTCATAGTCTAATGGGCAATTAGGATGTCCACATTTGTTGGGCCCAAAATGGGAAATATTCTTCCAAAATTGCGACAATAAATGGTAAATGGAATCTTTAATACGTAGGTGTTGATAGAGATAGGATAACAGAAATTCCACTcccaaataatttataatatataaaaatttatcaaacatatcttttgtaaaaaattatatgttattgtatatttgtatgcgagtttttattttaattcttgttTATCATGTTTTATTTAGAGATTATTATTGcgattaatatatttattagatTTATGTAATTTAACATATCTactaattttactattttgagtaaacaacaacaaaaaaatgaattcAAGATGATTAAGATTAATTATCTTAAACTTTATGTCCAATTTTACATGatagtaatattattgcttGGGACGCTAAGTCCAAAATGATATTGGCCCAAAACAGCGGCCTAAATAATACAAGTTATAACCCAAATAATGTAGGTGTGGGGAATCAAACTTAGCTCTCATATAAGGGTTGAAGGTTAGGACCACAAACCACTAAACTAGTTAGGATTTAGTAAGCCAAGAGACATTTTTATGGGGAGGAAAGGGTACTTATTTATTGTATAGACGCCCCTCTAGATGCTCGACAAATGTACGGCATTGGCTTGCCTTCAATTTTGGTTGTACACGTGCCGATTACTTGAATGTCAACGATCTCCACACGGATAAATAGAGTGTCATGCATTTTTTTAACATAAGGTGCATTATAGCTTGATGGTTTAGAACTTGTAATGTTATGTTTAAGGTTATGGGTTTGATACCCTTTTGTAACACATCCTTTAAGGAAGCTCATTTCTCTCAATCCAATCTCTCAATCCAAAATGGATGCTCTAAGGAAGCATGGAGCAAAATGACTATAATACATTTTAACCTCATTTCTCTCGATCCAATCTTTTAAAATCAACCGAATTCACTCTAAAAAGTTTAAAATGACTCATTTGTCGAACTTTACCCTTCCTCttgtgaaaagtgaaaacattttaaacattttagacataattttattaattttgaccacaaaaaatcaaaatatattgatAGCAGTTAAATTGATACTTtagaattaaaagtgaaaatgtcataaaaatgatattaattgGTGTGTTTGAATATTGAAGACaag contains these protein-coding regions:
- the LOC116015525 gene encoding transcription termination factor MTERF15, mitochondrial-like isoform X1 is translated as MLNLVCKIFSHNGRSSIVRISPTEGLCFLQLAPFSSSIAVESSSATARKASFACSYFINELGFAQERALRASRYVNFETPEKPDSVRSFLRNHGFTESQISNMVRRFPPVLLCDPEKTLLPKIEFFKSSGLSQEDLIDLLTATPQIFWNSVENKLAPTFDFLNSMFGSSSNTVMAMKTFQRNLNFEHLQCNVRVLRDAGVPKSNIVNLLKHCPRVFHTDKEKFGKIVEDVKAMGFSPSKVMFVLAIKAFATMNKVTWSQKMEAYKKFGFSEAEILETFEKHPWCMMVSTEKIVAVVDFLVNKMGFERSVLLKRPVLLSLSLKKRIAPRYLVYQTLLANGLVKDDLNLLTMLMASEEKFLKNYIECHTSEASELLKLYTKLRCRLECT
- the LOC116015525 gene encoding transcription termination factor MTERF15, mitochondrial-like isoform X2, with the translated sequence MVRRFPPVLLCDPEKTLLPKIEFFKSSGLSQEDLIDLLTATPQIFWNSVENKLAPTFDFLNSMFGSSSNTVMAMKTFQRNLNFEHLQCNVRVLRDAGVPKSNIVNLLKHCPRVFHTDKEKFGKIVEDVKAMGFSPSKVMFVLAIKAFATMNKVTWSQKMEAYKKFGFSEAEILETFEKHPWCMMVSTEKIVAVVDFLVNKMGFERSVLLKRPVLLSLSLKKRIAPRYLVYQTLLANGLVKDDLNLLTMLMASEEKFLKNYIECHTSEASELLKLYTKLRCRLECT